The proteins below are encoded in one region of Chrysemys picta bellii isolate R12L10 chromosome 4, ASM1138683v2, whole genome shotgun sequence:
- the LOC101936456 gene encoding interferon-induced very large GTPase 1-like, with translation MAFETIRRGRERLIALLLTTPDPVLDEVASLGIVTEEEYEALEKLSEPRERIRRLLIKIQRKGERGCEQFLECLQSLFPDFPPDLQPPGRRCVTRTNDAENPEGGAFSEKNEAENPQAAVTFGKNELENPGGATSPEKNDLENPETALPHEENDLGNPDGRPSSGKIDPQNSEDATSSEKNDPEKLEEPEKPETVLSSGKGVVTPNSATTPIKDEPENPETALPSKNDPESPGGVRSSEKDAAAVSSERADFKGSGNIPSHGEEGKTAAGKGNIEDGVTPDSDVSMPESRAETSGIASSVERNGAETPGVAASVERSRAETPGESVSVDRSGTEVPETSPNKVHAGRRGAVKSVLSKLKLKKFRNRKLRLRNLLQISPDSLKDSTPYILGDLPWHFLRKLMALNGTARSTSLWQGASDEDTSEDEEGGMIGHVFSLREDDSRASLNPLDVLCAVLLCSDSFLQQEILSKMSMCQFALPLLLPALNTPRCILMLWAMRDIVRKWRPHSLAESRGFREESLVLTSLPTISFVRLGSCSFSKSKLLNEVLSPSQQHHDFFIHRDMESGNVPREIADGLVEISWYFPAGRENLDLFPEPIAVTNLRGDIESHWPQFSFLTEISSAVFILTESISERDYALLSSLQGSATKYYFILNSQAGKAKETVGLLNVLAPLLNMKKSQLLVKEKSNNSAELVKKLQATLQGIITSSPKSASVRDMAVTARELGIQVDEDDGECWTALEHVQEITAEIQDVAKYKRDMLRLQGDLWKNLAKVEKELCRMKGQQDVSPEDYRSQLRERWLELRRQQNQCDLTSGMVKFISGIGQLGPAEKHHFLKWMKFHLDHIARGNLSRLRAEYKEKCRALGDDAQQLVELDELISASSLGVEHFMRELGQFYEAECSMVKEGNMGNIQRQFIHLPGIAADLMLEGFPMELIDGDASNIPLQWVTDVLTQLHAKLRGRSRMLVLTVLGVQSTGKSTLLNTMFGLQFAVSSGRCTRGAFMTLIKVAENFQQELGCNFILVIDTEGLKAPELARLEDSYEHDNELATLVIGLSDITIVNMAMENATEMKDVLQIVVHAFLRMEEIGHKPNCQFVHQNVSDVSAHEQNMRDRKHLLEQLDEMTKAAARMEKQSREMKFSDIMDYDPEKHSWYIPGLWHGVPPMAPVNMGYSESVCELKKYLFEFMRHRSPRRAPKDMPQFIEWVRSLWNAVKHENFIFSFRNSLVAEAYTQLSVKYAEWEWEFRKEMHLWMSKTETTIQNQSPDDLGPGTFEKLRLEVHQMLHSGEQKMLQSLQSYFESGAGSLHLVEKYREDFHRSVTFLRHELESYLLCKSEEAIRIQKGRSKIDHLQAGYMKVIEGKVDGLLRDCREREMELKPKELEREFAKMWKETLAELPLERLPLRQIHEDVYYQLCKDLENRGSLVKQMLHKAQNLLTYQSKPFRMKNEYLDLGWYKAAVEFITQQYWRELEEFTKSLVEECRRYIWQKVHSQGDYDQTYCRELLRMINERLQENVAGKIRTSASFEVDLKLHILGEAASTFQKMHEDFLKKNDPQRRLEELRPQYFSTFRDLYYEKDACQKRAFDFCDRCLRPALWEYMKKRLGIEIVDNFLSSGESIEYGSRSFFQFTMQKKLLEEMDFNNYVKYVSNYEVFVKSWIQTRLVSHYRETGSLGELERKVLATIMKKIRDALESFECQDAVTISEFLEQFCQALCKELVISKDSLEVILFKNTASVGQFSADIQTFLPQVEESILLGWKELGGEMVFTQLQFKPQDEIFKRVFGCGKQCPFCKVPCEAGGSDHKQHFASVHRPKGLGGYSYETTDRLVYSLCSSDVVSSKSFKNLNTAFKWHPYKDYRQFYPTWHIQPDPSISASDYWKFIFRKFNRQFAREYNVQPADLPPEWKKITKEQALGSIREAFNME, from the exons GGTGCGTAACTCGGACGAATGATGCAGAGAATCCGGAAGGTGGCGCATTCTCTGAGAAGAACGAAGCAGAAAACCCACAAGCTGCTGTAACCTTTGGCAAAAATGAGCTAGAGAACCCAGGAGGTGCCACATCCCCAGAGAAGAATGATCTAGAGAATCCAGAAACCGCTCTACCGCATGAGGAGAATGATCTAGGAAATCCAGATGGTCGCCCATCCTCAGGGAAGATTGATCCACAGAACTCAGAAGATGCCACGTCCTCAGAGAAGAATGATCCAGAGAAGCTGGAAGAACCCGAGAAGCCAGAAACCGTGTTGTCCTCAGGGAAGGGAGTGGTGACACCAAATTCTGCAACAACCCCAATAAAGGATGAACCTGAAAATCCAGAAACTGCTTTACCCTCAAAGAATGATCCAGAGAGTCCAGGAGGTGTCAGATCCTCAGAGAAGGATGCAGCTGCTGTGTCCTCAGAGAGAGCAGATTTCAAAG GGTCTGGAAATATCCCCAGCCATGGAGAAGAAGGAAAAActgctgcaggaaaagggaatatTGAAG ATGGAGTGACCCCAGACTCGGATGTCTCCATGCCAGAGAGCAGAGCTGAGACATCAGGAATTGCCTCATCAGTGGAGAGGAATGGGGCTGAGACACCAGGAGTTGCTGCGTCGGtggagaggagcagagccgagACACCAGGAGAGTCTGTGTCAGTGGACAGGAGTGGAACTGAGGTTCCCGAGACCTCTCCCAACAAAGTTCATGCAG GGAGAAGAGGAGCCGTGAAGTCCGTCCTGTCCAAGCTGAAACTCAAGAAGTTCAGAAACCGGAAGCTCAGACTGAGGAATCTCCTGCAAATCAGCCCAGACAGCCTGAAGGACTCGACTCCTTACATCTTGGGAGACTTGCCTTGGCACTTCCTGAGAAAGCTCATGGCTCTGAACGGGACAGCCAGAAGCACAAGCCTTTGGCAGGGGGCATCTGATGAGGACACAAGTGAGGATGAGGAGGGTGGGATGATTGGACATGTGTTTTCTCTAAGGGAAGATGACTCTCGggcttctctgaaccccctcgaTGTTCTCTGTGCCGTTCTGCTTTGCTCAGACAGTTTCCTACAGCAGGAGATCCTGTCCAAAATGTCCATGTGCCAgtttgccctccctctgctgctacctgccctCAACACCCCCAGGTGCATCCTAATGCTGTGGGCCATGAGGGACATTGTGAGGAAGTGGAGGCCGCActccctggcagagagcagagggttcagagaggagagccTGGTGCTCACGTCACTgccaaccatttcctttgtgcggctggggagctgcagcttctccaagtccAAACTCCTCAATGAGGTTCTCAGCCCCTCTCAGCAGCACCACGATTTCTTCATCCATCGGGACATGGAGTCTGGGAACGTCCCTCGGGAAATCGCAGATGGGCTGGTCGAGATTTCCTGGTATTTCCCTGCTGGGAGGGAGAATTTGGATCTTTTCCCAGAGCCCATCGCGGTTACAAACCTGCGAGGAGACATTGAGTCACACTGGCCCCAGTTCAGCTTTTtaacagagatctcctcagcagtTTTCATATTAACTGAGAGCATCAGTGAGAGAGACTACGCATTGTTATCATCCCTGCAGGGATCAGCCACTAAATACTACTTCATCCTTAACAGTCAGGCTGGGAAAGCCAAGGAAACGGTGGGACTCCTCAATGTATTAGCCCCGCTGCTGAATATGAAAAAATCACAACTTCTGGtgaaagagaagagcaacaacagTGCGGAGCTGGTGAAAAAGCTGCAAGCCACCCTACAGGGCATCATTACCTCCTCGCCCAAGAGCGCAAGCGTCCGTGACATGGCTGTGACGGCGCGGGAGCTAGGGATCCAGGTGGATGAAGATGATGGAGAATGTTGGACCGCCTTGGAGCATGTTCAAGAAATCACTGCTGAAATACAGGATGTGGCAAAGTACAAGAGGGACATGCTGAGGCTCCAAGGGGATCTGTGGAAGAACTTGGCTAAAGTGGAGAAAGAGCTGTGCCGGATGAAAGGCCAACAGGACGTCTCTCCGGAAGACTATAGATCCCAGCTGAGAGAAAGGTGGTTGGAGCTACGCAGGCAGCAGAATCAGTGTGACCTCACCAGTGGGATGGTTAAATTTATTAGCGGGATAGGACAACTGGGTCCAGCCGAGAAACATCACTTCCtgaaatggatgaaattccaccTGGATCACATCGCCAGGGGGAACCTCTCTAGGCTCCGGGCTGAGTATAAAGAGAAATGTCGCGCTCTAGGGGATGATGCACAACAGCTGGTGGAATTGGACGAACTAATCTCTGCCAGCTCCTTAGGGGTGGAGCATTTCATGCGCGAGTTGGGGCAATTTTACGAGGCCGAATGCTCAATGGTGAAAGAAGGGAACATGGGGAACATCCAAAGGCAATTCATCCATCTCCCAGGCATAGCAGCTGACCTGATGCTGGAAGGGTTTCCCATGGAGCTGATCGATGGAGATGCCTCCAACATCCCACTGCAGTGGGTGACAGATGTTCTGACTCAGCTCCATGCCAAGCTCAGGGGAAGGTCCAGAATGCTGGTTCTAACAGTGCTGGgagtgcagagcactgggaaatccaCCCTCCTCAACACCATGTTCGGCCTGCAGTTTGCAGTGAGCAGTGGCCGATGTACGCGAGGAGCCTTCATGACACTCATTAAAGTGGCAGAGAActttcagcaggagctgggctgtaATTTCATCCTGGTGATAGACACAGAAGGCCTGAAAGCCCCTGAACTGGCCAGGCTGGAGGATAGTTATGAACACGACAATGAGCTGGCCACACTGGTTATTGGACTGAGTGACATAACTATCGTTAACATGGCCATGGAGAATGCCACCGAAATGAAGGATGTTCTGCAAATCGTGGTCCATGCCTTTCTCAGAATGGAGGAAATTGGGCACAAACCCAACTGCCAGTTTGTGCATCAGAACGTCAGTGATGTGTCTGCGCATGAACAAAACATGAGGGACAGGAAACACCTCCTGGAGCAGCTGGATGAAATGACCAAAGCTGCAGCGAGGATGGAAAAACAAAGCAGGGAGATGAAATTTTCTGACATCATGGACTATGATCCGGAGAAGCACAGTTGGTACATCCCTGGGCTGTGGCATGGAGTCCCTCCCATGGCTCCAGTGAATATGGGATACAGCGAGAGCGTGTGTGAACTAAAGAAATACCTGTTTGAATTCATGAGACACCGATCACCTCGCAGAGCCCCCAAGGACATGCCCCAGTTCATCGAATGGGTGAGGAGCCTCTGGAACGCCGTGAAACACGAGAACTTCATCTTCAGTTTCAGAAACAGCCTGGTGGCTGAGGCCTATACCCAGCTGTCTGTGAAGTACGCGGAGTGGGAGTGGGAATTCCGCAAGGAGATGCATCTCTGGATGTCCAAAACAGAAACCACCAtccagaaccaatccccagacgaTCTGGGTCCAGGCACCTTTGAGAAACTAAGGCTGGAAGTTCACCAGATGCTGCACAGTGGGGAGCAGAAGATGCTGCAGAGCCTTCAGAGCTACTTTGAGAGTGGAGCCGGGAGTCTGCACCTGGTAGAGAAATACAGAGAAGACTTTCACCGAAGCGTGACATTTCTCCGGCACGAACTGGAGAGCTATTTGCTCTGCAAGTCCGAAGAGGCCATTCGTATCCAGAAAGGTCGGAGCAAGATAGACCATTTGCAGGCCGGATACATGAAAGTCATTGAAGGGAAGGTGGACGGGCTCTTGCGGGACTGCAGGGAGAGGGAAATGGAGCTAAAGCCCAAGGAACTGGAAAGGGAGTTTGCCAAGATGTGGAAGGAAACCTTAGCAGAGCTGCCGCTGGAGCGCTTACCCCTACGCCAAATCCACGAAGACGTCTACTACCAGCTGTGCAAGGACCTGGAGAACAGAGGGAGTTTGGTCAAGCAGATGCTCCATAAAGCCCAGAACTTGCTCACCTATCAAAGCAAACCCTTCCGCATGAAGAATGAGTATCTGGACTTGGGTTGGTACAAAGCAGCTGTGGAGTTTATAACACAGCAATATTGGCGTGAATTGGAAGAGTTCACAAAGTCCCTGGTGGAGGAGTGTAGGAGGTACATTTGGCAGAAGGTCCACTCCCAAGGGGATTACGACCAGACTTACTGCAGGGAATTGCTGCGGATGATCAACGAGAGGCTCCAGGAGAACGTCGCTGGGAAGATTCGCACCAGTGCTTCCTTCGAAGTCGATTTAAAGCTTCACATCCTGGGAGAGGCAGCCAGCACTTTCCAGAAGATGCACGAAGACTTTCTCAAGAAGAACGACCCTCAGCGTCGCCTGGAGGAGCTGAGACCTCAGTATTTCTCCACCTTCAGAGACCTTTACTATGAGAAGGATGCCTGCCAGAAGAGAGCTTTTGATTTCTGTGACCGGTGCCTGAGACCCGCCCTGTGGGAATATATGAAGAAAAGACTCGGGATTGAGATAGTGGACAACTTTCTCAGCAGTGGAGAGTCCATCGAGTATGGCAGCCGGAGCTTCTTCCAGTTCACCATGCAGAAGAAGCTGCTGGAGGAGATGGACTTCAATAACTACGTGAAATACGTCAGTAACTATGAAGTGTTTGTCAAATCCTGGATCCAGACACGCCTGGTCAGCCACTACAGAGAGACTGGGAGCTTGGGAGAACTGGAGAGAAAGGTTCTAGCCACGATAATGAAGAAAATCCGGGACGCTCTGGAGAGCTTTGAGTGCCAAGATGCCGTCACCATCTCTGAGTTCTTGGAGCAGTTTTGCCAAGCACTGTGCAAAGAGCTGGTCATCTCCAAGGACAGTTTGGAGGTGATCCTCTTCAAAAACACAGCCAGTGTCGGGCAGTTCTCAGCTGACATCCAGACCTTCCTCCCCCAGGTGGAAGAAAGCATCCTCTTGGGATGgaaagagctgggtggggagatGGTCTTCACACAGCTCCAGTTCAAGCCTCAGGATGAGATCTTCAAGCGCGtgtttggctgtgggaagcagtgtccGTTCTGTAAAGTCCCCTGTGAAGCAGGAGGCAGCGACCACAAGCAGCATTTTGCATCAGTGCATCGGCCTAAAGGGCTGGGGGGCTACAGTTATGAGACAACTGATAGGCTTGTGTATTCTTTGTGCTCCTCTGATGTAGTTTCTAGTAAATCATTTAAAAACCTGAACACGGCATTCAAATGGCATCCCTACAAAGATTATCGCCAATTCTACCCCACCTGGCACATTCAACCGGACCCCAGCATCAGCGCCTCCGATTATTGGAAGTTCATATTCAGAAAGTTCAATCGACAGTTTGCCAGAGAGTACAATGTGCAGCCTGCCGATCTCCCCCCGGAGTGGAAGAAAATAACCAaggagcaggctctgggcagcatcCGAGAGGCATTTAACATGGAATAG